Proteins from one Deinococcus radiopugnans ATCC 19172 genomic window:
- a CDS encoding YidH family protein has product MADFRNQERSLGQTRTDWAERRTALASERTFAAWGRTALSCIGVGLAATQLFGDLEPRWLLRVLTVGLVALGVLVLAFGFHSYRKSARDLESSGEHTLSLWWIGAFAVVLSALGIAGLFLVW; this is encoded by the coding sequence ATGGCAGACTTCCGGAACCAGGAGCGCAGTCTGGGTCAGACCCGCACCGACTGGGCCGAGCGGCGCACTGCGCTGGCCTCCGAGCGCACCTTTGCCGCCTGGGGCCGCACCGCGCTGTCGTGCATTGGCGTGGGTTTGGCCGCCACCCAGTTGTTCGGCGATCTGGAGCCGCGCTGGCTGCTGCGCGTGCTGACCGTGGGGCTGGTGGCCCTGGGCGTGCTGGTGCTGGCCTTCGGCTTTCACAGCTACCGCAAGTCGGCCCGCGATCTGGAAAGCAGCGGGGAACACACGCTGTCGTTGTGGTGGATCGGCGCTTTTGCGGTGGTGCTGAGCGCTCTGGGCATTGCCGGCCTCTTTCTAGTGTGGTGA
- a CDS encoding PadR family transcriptional regulator, translating to MNPDLLRGNLDLILLTILERQPLYGFAIIQEARTRTDGYFEFKEGSLYPALHRLEQEGLLSAQAGELGRNGKPRKYYAITDAGQQMLAVKRAEFASFTGAVNRLGTP from the coding sequence ATGAATCCTGACTTGCTGCGCGGCAACCTCGATCTGATCCTGCTGACCATTCTGGAGCGGCAACCCCTGTACGGCTTCGCCATCATCCAGGAGGCGCGGACGCGGACGGACGGCTATTTCGAGTTCAAGGAGGGCAGCCTCTACCCCGCGCTGCACCGGCTGGAGCAGGAGGGGCTGCTCTCGGCCCAGGCGGGCGAACTGGGCCGCAACGGCAAGCCGCGCAAGTATTACGCGATCACCGACGCCGGGCAGCAGATGCTGGCGGTCAAACGCGCCGAGTTCGCCAGCTTCACCGGGGCCGTGAACCGGCTGGGCACCCCATGA
- a CDS encoding ABC transporter substrate-binding protein, translated as MKRAFLLAVALAASALTVAGATTVAEVKKKGVLVLGTDPTFAPFEFKDSAGQITGFDVDIARAVAKDLGVKLQIQAVGFGALMPQSVTSGRVDMAMSAITITAERAKVVSFSNPYYRSAQVFIVKGGNPQKFSWPADVKGKTIGVQANTTGQYVADDVLKPGGATLKVYDDFAAGLADVRAGRIVALIGDAPTVTDLQKRLPGQFQQAGKDLAAEDYGMVFARGSDLAAAANKTLARLKASGEYQKLLDKWIVQK; from the coding sequence ATGAAACGCGCCTTCCTGCTGGCCGTCGCCCTCGCCGCCTCTGCCCTGACCGTTGCCGGGGCCACCACCGTCGCCGAGGTCAAGAAAAAGGGCGTGCTGGTGCTGGGCACCGATCCCACCTTCGCCCCCTTCGAGTTCAAGGACAGCGCCGGGCAGATCACCGGCTTCGATGTCGACATCGCGCGGGCGGTGGCGAAGGATCTGGGGGTCAAGCTCCAGATTCAGGCGGTGGGCTTTGGGGCGCTGATGCCGCAGTCGGTCACGTCCGGACGGGTGGACATGGCGATGAGTGCCATCACGATCACGGCGGAGCGGGCCAAGGTGGTGTCGTTCAGCAACCCGTATTACCGCAGCGCCCAGGTCTTTATCGTCAAGGGCGGCAACCCCCAGAAATTCAGCTGGCCGGCCGACGTCAAGGGCAAAACCATTGGTGTGCAGGCCAACACCACCGGGCAATACGTGGCCGACGACGTGCTCAAGCCGGGGGGCGCGACGCTCAAGGTCTACGACGACTTCGCGGCGGGGCTGGCCGACGTGCGGGCCGGGCGGATCGTGGCCCTGATCGGGGACGCCCCCACCGTGACAGACCTGCAAAAGCGGCTGCCGGGGCAGTTCCAGCAGGCGGGCAAGGATCTGGCCGCCGAGGACTACGGCATGGTCTTTGCGCGGGGCAGCGATCTGGCCGCCGCCGCCAACAAGACGCTGGCCCGCCTGAAGGCCAGCGGCGAGTACCAGAAGCTGCTGGACAAGTGGATCGTGCAGAAGTAG
- a CDS encoding TlpA family protein disulfide reductase, with the protein MDWPEPADFVYGEPLPPPADWTRPGVVMTFNLECAGCVSRGIPFLKGLHAEFGTRVNLLAVHTSQGHRLLSRAEVEPTLIKFARDFARLPLPVALDVSGDLARAWQTEGTPHWLAFAPGGEVLRSVYGSQDNAQTRLRYLLEEWAGLE; encoded by the coding sequence ATGGACTGGCCTGAACCCGCTGACTTCGTTTACGGCGAACCGCTGCCGCCCCCCGCCGACTGGACGCGCCCCGGCGTGGTGATGACCTTCAACCTGGAATGCGCGGGCTGCGTGTCGCGCGGCATTCCCTTTCTCAAGGGGCTGCACGCCGAATTCGGGACGCGGGTCAACCTGCTGGCCGTCCACACCAGCCAGGGCCACCGCCTTCTTTCTCGCGCCGAGGTGGAGCCGACGCTGATCAAGTTTGCCCGCGACTTTGCCCGCCTGCCGTTGCCCGTTGCCCTGGACGTGTCCGGCGATCTGGCCCGCGCGTGGCAGACCGAGGGCACGCCGCACTGGCTGGCCTTCGCTCCCGGCGGCGAGGTGCTGCGCAGCGTGTACGGCAGCCAGGACAACGCCCAGACTCGCCTGCGCTACCTGCTGGAGGAGTGGGCGGGTCTGGAGTAG
- a CDS encoding permease prefix domain 1-containing protein codes for MTAAITELTPAARAYLRRATWGLPREKQREVWDELEEHLLTRAAQLQACGAAPPEALARALAELGSPARVSAGMTGVYLMPKLILMAGAGALALSAALYALAGGRETAQLPMVTNLPMPVCERTEPKNVTGTMISNWKNTVCYFPTSSPKPLLVPGLSGPEPLVSLDTVERMIHLLDGKTRLQPNGVLEISFPLSEDIVRASFRVTTRFEGQSYFPAQSLIWPSSSKRQILSGYQQPTLRIEQQVFAMSGTHSPQAGADFYNRLSPRLVSNLEPGAYTTDGMTGARSHPIQTALKADDVVLTVIHSHDNFYLTHYAPVSSTGSVNIKVNSARLQFISSFRQLQQKRADGRTPALLIRVTNVPLNKLKSGIFVPARTTSDAN; via the coding sequence ATGACCGCCGCCATTACGGAGCTCACGCCCGCCGCCCGCGCCTACCTGCGCCGCGCCACCTGGGGCCTGCCCAGAGAAAAGCAGCGGGAAGTCTGGGATGAACTGGAAGAACACCTGCTGACCCGCGCCGCGCAGCTTCAGGCGTGCGGCGCGGCCCCACCCGAAGCCCTTGCCCGCGCGCTGGCCGAGCTGGGTTCGCCCGCCCGCGTCAGCGCCGGAATGACCGGAGTGTACCTTATGCCCAAATTGATCTTGATGGCGGGTGCTGGCGCGTTGGCGCTGAGTGCCGCGCTGTACGCGTTGGCTGGGGGACGCGAAACGGCGCAGCTGCCTATGGTTACCAATCTCCCGATGCCTGTCTGCGAGCGCACTGAGCCCAAGAACGTGACGGGAACGATGATCAGCAACTGGAAAAATACCGTGTGCTATTTCCCCACCTCCTCGCCCAAACCGTTGCTGGTGCCAGGATTATCGGGGCCAGAACCTCTGGTGAGCTTGGATACTGTTGAACGAATGATCCATCTGCTTGATGGGAAAACGCGCTTGCAGCCCAATGGGGTTCTGGAAATATCCTTCCCCCTCTCCGAAGATATTGTGCGGGCGAGCTTCCGCGTTACGACGCGCTTTGAAGGCCAATCCTATTTCCCTGCTCAGTCTTTAATCTGGCCCAGCAGCTCTAAACGCCAGATACTCAGCGGTTACCAACAGCCAACGCTTCGCATTGAACAGCAGGTTTTCGCCATGAGCGGTACCCACAGTCCCCAAGCTGGAGCTGATTTTTACAACCGCCTCTCACCCCGCCTGGTTTCAAATCTGGAACCTGGAGCCTACACGACTGACGGGATGACTGGGGCAAGAAGCCATCCCATTCAGACGGCTCTGAAAGCAGACGATGTGGTGTTGACCGTGATCCACAGTCACGACAACTTCTACCTGACACATTACGCTCCGGTCTCCTCGACTGGTAGCGTGAACATCAAGGTCAACTCGGCTCGCCTTCAGTTTATCTCCAGCTTCCGCCAGCTCCAGCAGAAAAGGGCTGATGGCCGCACCCCTGCCCTCCTCATCCGCGTCACCAATGTCCCCCTCAACAAGCTCAAATCCGGAATCTTCGTTCCTGCCAGAACCACGTCCGACGCGAATTGA